A region of Anolis carolinensis isolate JA03-04 unplaced genomic scaffold, rAnoCar3.1.pri scaffold_7, whole genome shotgun sequence DNA encodes the following proteins:
- the zbtb6 gene encoding zinc finger and BTB domain-containing protein 6 codes for MAADSDVLHFRFEHQGEAVLRKMDLLRQQNLFCDVSIYINDTEFPGHKVIFAACSTFMRDQFLLSQSQQVRITILQSAEVGRKLLLSCYTGALEVKRKELLKYLTAASYLQMVHIVEKCSEALSKYLEMDAGLDGDRCHSSDMDGTADGDCEVIEIPEDSPVHVKREKGPEIPPVEDEEEICVFQMGPDVDDDDDNSERFAQPSTSSEASLYFPETQHSLINSTVESRMSAPFPGFGAEAPVAGAGPPGEAGPSAWRHQCPKCPRGFLHLENYLRHLKMHKLFLCLQCGKTFTQKKNLNRHIRGHMGIRPFQCAVCLKTFTAKSTLQDHLNIHSGDRPYKCHLCDMDFKHKSALKKHLTSVHAKAPPGMGGMGGLGGIGMGGSIGGVTQVRIDYD; via the coding sequence ATGGCGGCCGACTCGGACGTGCTCCACTTCCGTTTCGAGCATCAGGGCGAGGCGGTGCTGCGGAAGATGGACCTCCTGCGGCAGCAGAACCTCTTCTGCGACGTCTCCATCTACATCAACGACACGGAGTTCCCCGGGCACAAGGTGATCTTTGCGGCCTGCTCCACCTTCATGCGCGACCAGTTCCTGCTCAGCCAGTCGCAGCAGGTGCGCATCACCATCCTGCAGAGCGCCGAGGTCGGGCGCAAGCTGCTGCTCTCCTGCTACACGGGCGCGCTGGAGGTCAAGCGCAAGGAGCTGCTCAAGTACCTGACGGCCGCCAGCTACCTGCAGATGGTCCACATCGTGGAGAAGTGCTCCGAGGCGCTCTCCAAGTACCTGGAGATGGACGCCGGCCTGGACGGTGACCGGTGCCACTCTTCGGACATGGACGGAACCGCGGACGGAGACTGCGAGGTCATCGAGATCCCCGAAGACAGCCCCGTCCACGTCAAGCGGGAAAAAGGCCCGGAGATCCCGCCCGTCGAGGACGAGGAGGAGATCTGCGTCTTCCAAATGGGACCCGACGtggacgacgacgacgacaacaGCGAGCGCTTTGCGCAGCCGTCCACCTCCTCGGAAGCGAGTCTCTATTTCCCGGAGACGCAGCACTCGCTGATCAACTCGACGGTGGAGAGCCGGATGTCGGCGCCCTTCCCGGGCTTCGGGGCGGAGGCCCCCGTGGCGGGAGCGGGGCCCCCGGGGGAGGCGGGCCCCTCGGCGTGGCGGCACCAGTGCCCCAAGTGCCCGCGCGGGTTCCTCCACCTGGAGAACTACCTGCGGCACCTGAAGATGCACAAGCTGTTCCTGTGCCTGCAGTGCGGGAAGACCTTCACGCAGAAGAAGAACCTCAACCGGCACATCCGGGGCCACATGGGCATCCGGCCCTTCCAGTGCGCGGTCTGCCTCAAGACCTTCACGGCCAAGAGCACCCTCCAGGACCACCTCAACATCCACAGCGGGGACCGGCCCTACAAGTGCCACCTCTGCGACATGGACTTCAAGCACAAGTCCGCCCTCAAGAAGCACCTCACCTCCGTCCACGCCAAGGCACCCCCCGGCATGGGCGGCATGGGGGGCCTTGGTGGCATCGGCATGGGCGGCAGCATTGGCGGCGTCACCCAGGTCCGGATAGACTACGACTAG
- the zbtb26 gene encoding zinc finger and BTB domain-containing protein 26, whose translation MTETADSLHFQFDNYGDAMLQKMDKLREENKFCDVTVRIDDLEVPGHKIVFAAGSPFLRDQFLLNDSREVKISILQSAEVGRQLLLSCYSGVLEFPEMELVNYLTAASFLQMSHIVKRCTQALWKFIKPKQQPLESKEESARPTKTAGVEEEDDDEEDSLQADSPCIQPSEDSMDMEDSDIQIVKVESIGEASEVRSKKDQSPFVSSEQQQSSLHSSEPQHSLINSTVENRVGEVERGQLHNYALSYAGGENLLAASKDMFGPNARGLDKGLQWHHQCPKCTRVFRHLENYANHLKMHKLFMCLLCGKTFTQKGNLHRHMRVHAGIKPFQCKICGKTFSQKCSLQDHLNLHSGDKPHRCNYCDMVFAHKPVLRKHLKQLHGKNSFDNANERSVQDVAPDFDSFSCCSSGTDSKGGPPPGDGGQALAQAVLSLRSENMN comes from the coding sequence ATGACCGAGACAGCGGATAGCCTCCACTTCCAGTTTGACAACTACGGCGACGCCATGCTGCAGAAGATGGACAAGCTGCGGGAGGAGAACAAGTTCTGCGACGTCACGGTCCGCATCGACGACCTCGAGGTGCCCGGCCACAAGATCGTCTTTGCCGCCGGCTCCCCGTTCTTGAGAGACCAGTTCCTGCTGAACGACTCCCGGGAGGTGAAGATCTCCATCCTGCAGAGCGCCGAGGTCGGGAGGCAGCTGCTCCTCTCCTGCTACAGCGGCGTCCTGGAGTTCCCGGAGATGGAGCTGGTCAACTACCTGACGGCGGCCAGCTTCCTCCAGATGAGCCACATCGTGAAGCGCTGCACGCAGGCGCTGTGGAAGTTCATCAAGCCGAAGCAGCAGCCGCTGGAGAGCAAAGAGGAGAGCGCGCGGCCGACGAAGACGGCCGGGGTGGAGGAAGAGGACGACGATGAAGAAGACTCCTTGCAGGCggattcaccctgcatccagcCCTCCGAGGACAGCATGGACATGGAGGACAGCGACATCCAGATTGTGAAGGTGGAGTCCATCGGGGAGGCCTCGGAGGTCCGGAGCAAGAAGGACCAGAGCCCGTTTGTTTCCTCGGAGCAGCAGCAGAGCTCCCTGCATTCGTCGGAGCCGCAGCACTCGCTCATCAACTCCACGGTGGAGAACCGGGTCGGGGAGGTGGAGCGGGGCCAGCTCCACAACTACGCGCTCTCCTACGCCGGGGGCGAGAACCTCCTGGCGGCCTCCAAGGACATGTTTGGCCCCAACGCCCGGGGGCTGGACAAGGGCCTGCAGTGGCACCACCAGTGCCCCAAGTGCACCCGGGTCTTCCGGCACCTGGAGAACTACGCCAACCACCTGAAGATGCACAAGCTCTTCATGTGCCTCCTGTGCGGCAAGACCTTCACGCAGAAGGGCAACCTGCACCGGCACATGCGGGTCCACGCCGGCATCAAGCCCTTCCAGTGCAAGATCTGCGGGAAGACCTTCTCGCAGAAGTGCTCCCTGCAGGACCACCTCAACCTCCACAGCGGGGACAAGCCCCACCGCTGCAACTACTGCGACATGGTCTTCGCCCACAAGCCCGTCCTGCGCAAGCACCTCAAGCAGCTCCACGGCAAGAACAGCTTCGACAACGCCAACGAGCGCAGCGTCCAGGACGTGGCCCCGGATTTCGACTCCTTCAGCTGCTGCAGCTCCGGGACGGACTCCAAAGGCGGACCACCGCCCGGCGACGGCGGGCAGGCCCTGGCGCAAGCGGTGCTGAGCTTGCGGAGCGAGAACATGAATTGA